The genomic stretch CCTCTCCCTGGCTCACACTACACGCTGGCATCTGTGCAGTCTCCTCCATTTTGCTTAGGGACCCCTCCAATGGGGAGCACCAAGCTAGTGGCCCTGTGAGCATCTCTGCTGCTTTCTCTCACATTTCTGTTGACTTCTTCCCCTACATGAGGATAGTCGAGTGTGTGGTTTCTCTCCGATGTCTCCATGACACTGTAAATTCCTTCAGAGCAGGGGGACATTACTGTCTTCCATATTCACAGATGATCCCTACTAGCACCTGGCAAATTCTGGGCACAACAGAACATGAATGAATTTGACACAGAGGTgtcagagggagaggaaaaagaattCACCTTGACACTGAAGTGATGAGCAGTCACCTATAGATGCAATTTTTTTGTGAAGGTGTGCACCTAACATTTTGACATCTGTGACATCTTTCGCTTTTCAACTTGTAAAGTATATCAATATGACACAAAGATGAGAGTGCCAGGGACGTATGTTGTTTCTTCATTGACCTGTCCAACTAGTTAGTGCATATGATCATGGAGCCTCAGGTATGAGGTTGCGTTCTTCTATACTTTACCGTGGGGTCAGTTTGTCATGGTTGAGATTTTCCTCTGGTGTACTCTCCTCCTCTGCAATAAGTTTAGGTCCTGAGGAGCACAGAGATGCCTATGTGGAGCCATTGGACTCACCCACTTCAAAGCTCCATTTGCTACTTTGCTTTCCAGGTGCTACTGTCATCCAGAAAGCCCAGGTGGGGATGATGGAGGGTGATTCCAAGTCACCTGAAGTCTACctgaaagaatatgatcaaaaccaGCTTAATCCTGCGGCAGGAGAAGCCATTCTCCCCAGTCCACAAGGTTCTCTGACTGAGGACTCTCTTCACCGCAAAGATGATGTCACAGTTGCAGGGGGAAGTGTTAGCTGTGACGACTCTGCAAGCACTGCTAATGCACCAGCAACACCTTCATCAGAAGCTGGCCCCTCTGTGTCCCCACGGAACTCAACTATCACtaattatgaaataaaacatgCTCTGAGGACAGAAATCCGACGCTATGGGCGCCGTAAGTACTCAAAAAATGGTTAGTAACACAGACAAGGCAGGTGTTTCTAGTTGTATGATTAGAATAACCTGAAACTGCCTCAGGAGAGAGAGCCTTTGCCACCACCAAGGTTTTCTGTATAATTGACTACAGTCACTCTTCACTGAAACATCTCAGGAGACTCCATCTTTTATTTGTAATGTTGCTTGGTCGTTGCTCATAAGGATTGTGTCCATCTCTGTGCAGAGGCATTTAGAACACATACCCACCGTTTAGCATTCTTGACCATAAAGCATATTACTGAGGTACACACAGATCCCCAGAGATCCAGtcccatttcttcatttctgagaAATACTCAAGTATGCTTACATTCTCTCCAGAATATGGAAGGATTTTCAAGCTGCTTGAAGAAGTACAGGGACCTCTGGAAGTCCGGAAACAGTTTATTGAGTTTACCATCAAGGAAGCGGCAAGGTAGGTGCACAGCAGGAccatacatcttcacacagtggtTGGGTGAGGGGTGGAGAACAGCACCTGCTTGGAGTTTCTCAGTCCCTGGCCCCAACTTTATAGTTAAGGCTGGTTGTGTAGACATTTAGGTTGATGTCACTCGCGTTGGACACATCCTTCCGGGCCTACTCAACCCTCCTTTGTCAGGGTAGTCTTGAGCTGGGCACTGATCCTCAGTAGACAACCTTCATATTGCCTAGAACACCTGTACCTGGGATGTACTGACTATTCCCACAATGGGTGAGCCCCTGCTTTGGGTCGCACAGCACTTCCTACTGCACAGGTTCTTTGGGTATCATTTTTTTACAcaatgtttgtgtttattttcagatttaaaaGACGTCACTTAATACATTATCTTGAGGAGATACTGGAAAAGTTAATGTCAGAAATCTCTCTCAAGAACAATGATCTAAACCCAAGTGTGTGATCCTGTTATTCCCGTGGTCAGAAAGATacaacatatattttaatgtgttcCTGAATGTAGCAGGGAGATGCTGAAGCCTCCCATTATGTATTAGCTAAGATAATTACCTCTACGAAAACTGTCTTAAACTACTTTGAATAAAAGATGGGCTTTCTCTTTATGCATTTTGTTTGAAAGCATAACTTTtggtttgttgattttttttttctatccccTCTGCTGGGTGATGTTATTGTCTCATCAGGTAAATATTATGACAAGCCTATATTCTGAAGCAAGTCACCAGTGTCATCTCTGGCATTTAGAACTTTCCCAAGTattgcttttgggttttttgtttggttggttttgttttttgattgttgttttgttggtggtggttttctgagacagggcttcactgtataactctggttgtcctggaactctctatgtagaactCACAacgatctgcctggctctgtctgTTGAGTACTGGGTTAAAAAGTGTGTGCTGTTATACCTGGTGTCCCAACCATCTCTTATTCCCATTGTTCAGAGATAGCCCCTCAACAGGTCCTGGTGCTTGACTTAGTAAGCTATCTCCAAGTCTTTTTACAAACCATCTGGGATGGGCCTTTCCATGCCCTGGGCAAAATGAGCTTCTTGAAATGTCCATCACCTCTAATGACAAAGCACAGGAGTACTAAGAGGGACTCCACTCCTTTCACACCATCCTCCTTAACCCTTGGAGTGCATTCAAGTATCATGTGATAACCAAGTATTATTCCAGAAGTTATGGAATCCTCCCCCAAATGGTTGTTGATCGAGAAAGATGTGGTTTCCATAGTGATGAGCTTTTTATTTCCACTTCCATGTCAATGGATCCATTTTGGCATCTTCTTGCAAATGTGATCTAACAGTGTCTAAAACTGTCACGATAGGAAACACGAGTTCAGTGTTATATCCCTAGGAGTAACAGGTGGAGTTGGATCCTCAAATTACTCCCTTCATCATCAAAGACATAAACAAGGCTGTGATACAAACTGCTCCAAACACTTGGTAGCAAAAGAGAGACTTGCCACCTACCTATCCAATTCCACAGGCTGTGCCATTAGCTAGAAACACAGGCAACTCTTCAAACATAGTCATTTTAGCTAAGaatgttggcacacacctgtcatcccagagtTTCGGAGggaaaagcaggaggatcaggtttTGAAGTTTATTGGCTAACAATGCTAGTTTCAAGGCTAGCCCAGACTAAATAAGGCTGTAAAAAATATCATTTCACCTCCATTTCGAACCAGTCTATTCCAGTTGTAGGAAACACAATGAGGCAGTGCATGTCAAGAACATGCACACTAGATACAATCTCCCAATTTAATGACCTTGCTGTATAACGAGCCATAATAGTCAGGAAGTCATTTCCTAGGTCCATGAGTGCTGGCAGTCTCTTGATAATATGGCTAGGAAAGGAAGTCTGTGCCttaaataaatctctgtgtaaGAGTAAGAACAAATCTGCCCTTCTCCTACTTTTGGTCAGTTTCCAAAATCATTGGCCTGCCACCTGGAAGCCAAATATTCACTCTGGGATGTAGTATCTTGTATAGTGTCACTGTCATTTCCCCTGTGAGGAGACTGTGAGGAGCAGTGTGATTGATCTTGGAAGTTCATCTTCACAGGCTAGTATGAAATATCCAACCTGACACCATGACGGTGATGTCCTGTGACAGTGTGGGAGCTTTAGGAATGTGCACCAAAGATTATGGGTGTGGCCCTAATAACTTCCAATGTTGTTTTGTCATGCATACAACCTTGAGAAGCTGGACTTGCCACTAACCAGAAAGAGCTTGAAAGTGATTTATCTTGAGGTCTCCAGTGAGTCAGGGCTTGACTGAAAATTCACCTTTGGTTTTGTGTGACTCCCACTAGAGACCCACAGTacttttcatttacatattttggTGCTTTAAGCTGTTGGGTGAGAGTAGTTTGTTATGTAGCAGTGAAGAAACCAACATAGGTTCTGCCTACATGTTGTTAGTAATTAAAGTCACACATGATTTTTTTAGCatgcttgttttcttgttttccttatcAACTGGCCACAGAGAACTAACTATTCCTGAAGCCACAGATGCTATAcaagaaaaactttttttctgggccctgctccaaactaGTAGATTCTTGCTCGACACTGCACCACACAACCCTGAGGTAAATTGTTTTTGTGTCCCCTGTTAAAGCCAAGATTCAGGTATTTGTTCATGTTACAAGAACTATCTTGATATGCCTTAGATTATATATATGATCACCAAAGTGTCACTCATTGCAAAGGCCCTGGTTTTGTTTCAGAATGATTTCTCATGTTCTATCCAGCAAGTGTGCTGCCAGGGTATCTGGATTGGTATCCATTTCCTGCTCAATAAGAATAATGCACCAATTCAAAGGAATGCTGCTATATGTTGGTAATCAAGATCCCTAAGGACTGCTTTATGATGTAAGCCTGAGGTAAGAAGTGATACAGGGGCATGGAGAAATGTCTCTATGAATAAAGTGTTTGAAGTACAAATAcgaaggcctgagttcagatttccagAACCAACACAAAAACCAGACACAGTGACTTACACCAATAATCCCATTGCTGCATTGGTGAAGATAGGAGTATCCGTGGGGCTTTCTGGCTAGCCAGCCCAGATGAATTGGCATGCTTCATGTTCACCGAGAAatgctgcctcaaaaactaaggcagagagtgattgagaaagacacacatgcacacacacatgaacaagtaTGTACATACTTCACATATGCTTGCACACACAAAATGATGCTACATTGACTTTTCAAGTAAAGTCAAACTTGTCCTTGTGACCATCAGGTGCCCAGGAACACATTGATTGTAAAAACAAGGAAGCCTCACAGAGAATCACATTGATTCCTGAAATAATCAGCTGATTGCAGTTATCGTCATTGTGATCATTCTCTGAGCTGCATGGTATGAGGATCAAAAACCTGCATCTTTAATTGTCAATGGTTTCACAAAGCACCACAATCCCCTCTATGAATGAAGTGTCGTTTTTTTACTGTATGTATGCAATTCTAGTGCTTTCCACTAGGCCTTTCATATTGAAATGGCTCTTTCTCAGAAGGTCACAGGACCAATATATGAAATCTGCCATTTTCTGAATGTCTATTCTAGTGATAGCTTTCTGAGTTAGGTTATTAATAACTGAAGGGTAAGTTCAGGACCAATCAGAGATGGATATAAGTAAGTACAGCTGAATTGATCATATGATCTCTACTCTCACCCATGAGCCACAGTGGCATTTTGCTTCTATGGAAATGGGTGTTACTCCAGAGATGGTATCAAATAATCTCGGAATTCTGATGACTTCCCAtgataattttgtttctgtttgactGCACTGTGGGGGTGCCCAAATACAACATTATTTTTGAGTGTATCTGTCACAGTTCTGAACTAGATTGACGAGTAGGTTGCTCcagtcttaaaacattttttgtttcctcAGCAGAGTACTTAACACTGGGAATtttagaaggagctgagatttacTTCTTACAGTTTTACAGGCTAATAAGTCCAAGGTCAGGAGCTCACATCTGATGAAGTCTTTCTTGCTGCACCACAACATGCCAGAAGGAAGTGTATGGCTAGAAGGATTGAAAGACGGCCATCCTcactctgttttattttactttattatattgagacagagtctcatgatgtagccctggctggcctagtatgcattatgtagaccagtctggccttaacTTGAAGAAAtctccctcctaagtgctggcactAAATATGTGTGCCAGCAATTAGCCAACCTCATCCAAACAACCTCACTTTTAAAACCAACCTATTCTGATGATTACTAACCCACTCTAACATTGACAATCCATCCAGGAATCGAGATTCCCTCATGATATAATCTCATCTTAGAAGCTCTACATCCGGTCTGGAGATGTTGCTCTATCTTCAACACCAGAAAAAAGTTATACCTCTCAACTGTGTTGCATTAGGAAGTAAACCTCAAGGAACACATTCAAACTACAGCATCTTCTTGACATGGCTTGGAGTCATCCAGTCATGCTGAGTAAACAGTCTGCTTTGGGTGTTCATGGGGGTCATATTATGGTGAAACATCCTTTTGAGCATTGATTTTCCTAAAAGACTTATTAATGCCATGGACATACAACCAGTAGCACAGCCAGGGCCTAAGCGAAGTTTAGCCCCAGCACCATAGGTAGGCAGACAGCATAGTGGGAAGTCTGATTAGAGTTTAGGCCTACAAGGCAGAGTTGGGTTGGGGGAACTTCTTTGGGATCTCAGAGGACACTGGAAGGGTTTTTTGCAACATGAACCTACAGCCAGTCTGTCCTTGATTCCCTACCACCCAGTATGTTCAGATTTCTCTGGAGACACCTGAATAATGTGCCTACCTTTACAACACATCATTAATCTAGTAACTGATTATAGGTCCATTTGGCATGGGTTGGGAACAACAATTAACAGAGTAATCATTTTTCACTGTAGCATGCCTGGTTCTTCCTCAAGGACAAAGCCACAGCAATTTCTGGCAAACACAACAGTCATTAGAGATGTACCTGTGCTCTCCTTACAAAATCATTTATAAAGTCACATCCTCAGGGCATCCCAAGGTGGCCAAGCAGTTCTTTGTGCAGTCAAACCACTCTAACATTGCAGAATTATGTCAATTTCAGATTATCTTTCTGTGAGTAGGTCAAGTCCTGTCTGAGATGTGTCCTTAATTTAGAATAAATCACGCTTGGGCTATATTGCTGCTCACTAACCAACAAGCTGTCAAAAGCTCCTTTAACCTCTGAAATGAAACTACTGAATTCAGAGCCTTGGTTTAGTAAGCCCACATCGATATATTTAGTCTTCTTCAACATTATTTTCCTCCTACCTTCATATACCACCCTTAAAATCTATATCCGCACAAACTCGCTGTGTTCCTGCCTAAACATAAAGGGGGGAAATCCTGGAGATAATTTGGAAAAATGCTGGAACTCTTTATGATTGGTTCTTGGGGCTAGTAAGAGGAAGGGGGTGCGCTGAACCTTCTAATGACGATCAGCAGAGCTCTGCAAGACCTCTaactctggagagatggctcagcaattaggagCACTGGAGGCTCATCCAGAGGaacggagttcaattcccagcaccatcacggcagctcacagctgtctgtgactccaagaCCTGACACtctcacataaacatacattcaggcaaaacaccaatgaatataagatcaaaatgaattattttttaaaaagacctctAACTCCAGTGAGACTACTACAGATTCTTCGGATAATGAAGTGACCTCCTCAGACAAGAATCAAAGTTGCATTTCTGCTAACGAGACACTAGAATATTTCGAATATTCAAGAGTCAGGAGGCTGTGCTTCAGCAGTTTTGATACGTGTGTTCTGTTCCAATATCTAAGGGCTTTTCAATTTACTGTTCTTTTCATAGACTagcctaattttttttattttgaatttttgtaattcttgtctttttttttcaagacacggtcTCACTTTgaggctctggctgtcctggaattcactctgtagaccaggctggccttgaactcacagagatctccctgcctctacctcctgaatgctgggattaaggctgTGTGCCATTAAAGCCAAacttaaatgtattatttattatttaccagtacaattatattcatttatgatacccaatgtaaatatatatatatatatatatatatatatatatatatatgacaatgATTAAATGAAGATATCTATTACCCCTTATATGGGGGGATGCAGAACATTTAAAATCTATTCTCAAAGCCATTGCTGTAACCCCCGGCACTCAGAAAACTTAAGCAGGGGGGATCTCCAATGCCATTCTATGCTGTATAGCCAGACTCTGTCTccaatgtagaaaaaaaaaaggaaagaaaacagactttccGCAAACTGCAGTGATATAGAACACTGTTGTCACAATGTTTTAGCAGTAACTGTGGTTGCCAAGTTACATATTTGAACTCTTGTGCACATTCCTCCGATCTAAGCACCTTTACATGGCCTGACTAGCAACCATCCCTAACCTCTGGCCCTCAGTCCTTAGCAACCacaattcttttctctctgtttctaagAGCTCAATGCTATTTTTTTAGTTAGAATCCACATGGGAATGAGGTCATGCAATATTTGTCACTCATTTAGCACAGCAGCCTCTAGGTTCAACCATAATGTGGCAAATgacagaattttgttttctttttctttctttttttttcttatagaatcgttttctttattttttaaggcaggatctcactcggtagcccatgctggccttgaacttacaataaTCCTTCTAATTTGAGTCCTTGACTGCTGGGTTGATAGCACCCCATCAAATTTCCTTCTCTTAAAAATCACAATCACATTCTATTGtgcatatgtaccacattttctttatctacttaTCTACTGATGGAAGGTACTTGGACTGATTGTATATCTTGGTCATTGTAAATAATGCTACAATGATGTTGACTTCAATTCTTCCTGAGACAAACACAGTAGTGCAGGATCTTAAGatatttggtggtggtggcgtttttttggtttttggtggggtttttggttttttggtttttaagagaTCTCCATCCTGTTTTCTGTAATAGCTGCACTAATTTACATTCTTAACAGCGTGTTCTTTGGGGAAGTTCTGTTTAAATATCCttgacaattttttttgtttgtgtgtagtcATGTGTATGGGTTActgtatgcacatatatggaaGCCAGAGTTAAGCCACAGGTTGGGAGTAGTGTTGTTGGTCAGGTGCCAtctatcttggttttttttttatgagtctCTCACCTGGTTAGCTAAGGCTTAGTTGGCAGGTGAGTTCCTGTCCCTGTCTCCCCAGCATAAGGATTGCAAGCAGGCACCTCCACACCTAGTTTCTTTACATGAGTTGTAGCGACAAAACTTGCATCCTCATGCTCTCATGGCAaggtctttatccactgagctttCTCTGAGCTCcatacttgcttttctttttgcttttgttgtttttaaataagggCAATTCTAATAGGTACAAAGTGAAGTTTTGTTGTGATATTACCAATCaattttcatgatgtcattcATTTCCACTTAGTGACTTAAAATTAATGGGTTGGAAATTCACTTAGTGCTGTAATTTACCTGCTGGTAGAATTAGACTTGGGAGTTTGCTTTCTCAAACTCCCCTCCTGCCATCATAAAAAGGTTCAGCTAATTGTATGTGGATTTTTGACATGGAACACGGACatgattacatcattttctcccttAAGCCA from Cricetulus griseus strain 17A/GY chromosome X, alternate assembly CriGri-PICRH-1.0, whole genome shotgun sequence encodes the following:
- the LOC100768508 gene encoding integrator complex subunit 6-like, which gives rise to MLKQKVRPVAEGEAMGPSPKKRYTMDMVSNKSLQASAKAKGEGATVIQKAQVGMMEGDSKSPEVYLKEYDQNQLNPAAGEAILPSPQGSLTEDSLHRKDDVTVAGGSVSCDDSASTANAPATPSSEAGPSVSPRNSTITNYEIKHALRTEIRRYGRQYGRIFKLLEEVQGPLEVRKQFIEFTIKEAARFKRRHLIHYLEEILEKLMSEISLKNNDLNPSV